The Leishmania panamensis strain MHOM/PA/94/PSC-1 chromosome 32 sequence genome window below encodes:
- a CDS encoding hypothetical protein (TriTrypDB/GeneDB-style sysID: LpmP.32.2260), producing the protein MGSTSSREWFDPYAINTPLAGVCAVSCLFNSVLNGMLRISNIYTNVTLLILLGCSTGLSNSLQMPLLGAQAGLTASLLFTLGAPMKILFTSRLFPRSVHYGIGAFYTTYHAMQVRRELDYFEDAGEDAEDEVF; encoded by the coding sequence ATGGGTAGCACCTCTAGCCGGGAGTGGTTTGATCCCTACGCGATCAACACCCCGCTtgccggtgtgtgcgcggTCTCATGCCTCTTCAACAGCGTGCTGAATGGCATGCTGAGGATTTCGAACATCTACACCAACGTCACCCTGCTTATTCTCCTCGGCTGTTCCACTGGGTTGAGCAACTCGCTGCAGATGCCGCTGCTAGGCGCGCAGGCAGGTCTCACAGCATCGCTGCTATTCACTTTGGGCGCGCCAATGAAGATTCTCTTTACGAGTCGACTCTTTCCGCGTTCCGTGCACTACGGTATTGGTGCTTTTTACACCACCTACCATGCGATgcaggtgaggagggagttGGACTACTTTGAAGACGCAGGGGAAGACGCCGAGGATGAGGTGTTTTAG
- a CDS encoding hypothetical protein (TriTrypDB/GeneDB-style sysID: LpmP.32.2280) produces MEVNIRAFSDALDGILAAKTSSSQTSHSAALHKKPFPFSQSCVDHSQNKCSKPAAPEAFQASLSNNDPEVLSDAAAVIEPSMQTEKPIAPQKKPTQQLQASPSNDSEKTFFLKEAERKSRSPKIAKFHKRENLPLRSATVKSSNTTVEGFLEHLKSAELVAFKVVEATGVGIGSALLTPQNVRLWMSRSQLPSKSWVTCTSFSHEACAVFELENRVDMRKRRELLSYTHNKVVDLPTGGSTDTYVVQDLVAVLVVEDDIERPSLHLDSAAFPNQERHVFSVVIETSSSRHGGFLVLTTTSAAPSCVTSLKVPGTQLNTFLKITISPLASEARPKLIKVRAVCFFRSDTRTTERVIPLQKDDSSLKEGVEAVLKEGAKTTRRSAHSISERRGERCAAETEPTQSPLLSRKGHRQAKKSEGVAHLASLDHDSGADVADFVKAIALASSRQDNAAPEHSSSCSGCSVEYDWFLDRLVDVSASKDNSKDNACRKANLPDAGSETGSEAPVQEYIRTLQAWNAVPALSMKSALTYCLCETTSFSASTIFATKLFGYEAQNHLSQPFKLHFFVVSNFDDIDQSSEQVRSSGVHLPPVHFLSAVASQAASLGYTTELLFTCPANNGFGCALRPHSCTSGSSDAHCKLIFVVPTHCNGEMNEGGIASVTKRLLRTALSIFCESADKRGSRLGQDCAFSRHSTLPCTKPCGALRLLIDGTCCFDDLIPVFAEWAEVSGSLRYYGSASQRTLQLLFFPSLLTRSSGGGEQLGDLSELRREAQWSGLNLRLSGLWRRDINEGGITADNIVALEANYYCPATYVWQSRRGALRLVLTDSHFMEYLLCVDGLVAPSPLVSLATSYYGKEADSTTHTLSLTTLSEAPWMMLLQTFKKVRKSPGVSAAALSEGAAADFLVLRRHVTVSFAFHILSTAFKRGWARVSASIPLCDGHIRDAAVELQNVHGASLEKGVNGGGGVRSSLGILDEDAFMDTLLQWQYPFPNVVVLHCTDVLHPGPTSSPALTGSLCTSSSGVQEGVLSLFSEEVLHSFAFVPKLDEALSLLQGVTCLS; encoded by the coding sequence ATGGAGGTGAACATCAGGGCGTTTTCAGATGCACTAGACGGCATTCTTGCAGCCAAAACAAGCTCTTCACAAACATCACATTCTGCAGCTCTTCACAAGAAGCCATTCCCCTTTTCACAATCATGCGTTGATCATTCTCAAAACAAATGTTCGaaaccagcagcaccagaagCATTTCAAGCTTCTCTTTCAAATAACGACCCTGAGGTTTTGAGTGATGCAGCAGCCGTGATTGAGCCTTCTATGCAAACAGAAAAGCCTATCGCTCCTCAAAAGAAGCCTACACAGCAACTACAGGCTTCCCCCAGCAATGACTCTGAGAAGACATTTTTTCTCAaggaagcagagagaaaaagtcGATCACCCAAGATTGCGAAGTTTCACAAACGTGAGAACTTACCACTACGGAGTGCAACAGTGAAAAGCTCTAATACTACAGTAGAGGGATTTCTTGAGCACCTCAAAAGTGCCGAGCTAGTTGCTTTCAAGGTTGTGGAAGCCACAGGTGTCGGTATCGGgtctgcgctgctgacgccacAAAACGTCAGACTGTGGATGTCGAGATCTCAGCTGCCGTCGAAGAGCTGGGTCACATGCACTTCTTTCTCGCATGAAGCTTGTGCAGTTTTTGAGCTTGAAAACCGAGTGGATATGCGGAAACGTAGAGAACTGCTCTCTTACACGCACAACAAGGTAGTTGACCTGCCGACAGGAGGCAGTACCGATACTTATGTGGTGCAGGACCTTGTTGCTGTGCTTGTCGTGGAGGATGATATCGAGAGACCCTCGCTTCATCTCGATTCTGCAGCTTTTCCCAATCAAGAAAGGCATGTTTTCAGCGTTGTCATTGAAACATCTAGCTCCCGGCATGGTGGCTTTCTTGTGCTTACTACTACTTCAGCTGCTCCCAGCTGTGTTACTAGTCTGAAGGTACCGGGCACTCAGCTCAACACCTTTCTGAAAATCACAATTAGTCCCCTGGCGAGTGAGGCTCGCCCAAAACTGATCAAGGTGCGTGCAGTGTGCTTTTTTCGCTCAGACACACGGACAACAGAGCGGGTGATACCTTTACAGAAGGACGATTCGTCTCTCAAGGAAGGGGTAGAAGCTGTATTGAAAGAAGGCGCAAAGACAACGCGTCGAAGTGCCCACTCGATCAGTGAAAGGCGAGGGGAGAGATGCGCTGCAGAAACTGAACCAACACAGTCTCCATTACTTTCCCGAAAGGGGCATAGACAGGCGAAGAAAAGTGAGGGAGTTGCACACCTTGCTTCACTGGACCACGACTCTGGTGCTGATGTTGCGGACTTTGTGAAAGCCATTGCGCTTGCGAGTTCGCGACAAGACAACGCCGCACCGGAGCACTCAAGCTCGTGCAGTGGATGTAGCGTCGAGTATGACTGGTTTCTAGACAGATTGGTGGATGTCTCGGCGTCAAAGGACAATTCAAAGGATAATGCGTGTCGAAAAGCGAACCTGCCTGATGCAGGCAGTGAGACAGGTAGCGAGGCACCGGTACAGGAGTACATTCGTACTCTTCAGGCGTGGAACGCTGTACCAGCTTTGAGTATGAAATCAGCACTAACCTATTGCCTGTGCGAAACCACCTCCTTTTCGGCGAGCACGATATTTGCGACTAAGTTGTTTGGCTACGAAGCGCAAAATCACCTTTCGCAGCCTTTCAAGCTCCATTTTTTCGTGGTATCTAACTTTGATGACATCGATCAAAGCAGTGAGCAGGTGCGTTCATCTGGTGTTCATTTACCACCAGTGCACTTTTTGTCAGCAGTAGCTAGTCAAGCCGCATCGTTAGGGTACACAACGGAGCTTCTTTTTACCTGCCCGGCGAACAATGGGTTTGGCTGCGCACTGCGGCCACACAGTTGCACCTCCGGCTCTTCAGATGCTCACTGCAAGCTTATCTTTGTTGTTCCCACGCACTGCAACGGTGAGATGAACGAAGGCGGTATCGCCAGTGTTACGAAGCGTCTATTGCGCACTGCATTGAGTATTTTTTGTGAGTCCGCCGATAAGCGGGGTAGCCGTCTGGGACAAGATTGTGCTTTTTCTCGGCATAGTACACTGCCGTGCACGAAACCGTGTGGCGCATTACGGCTACTGATAGACGGCACGTGCTGCTTTGATGATCTAATACCCGTTTTTGCGGAGTGGGCAGAAGTGTCAGGGAGCCTACGGTACTACGGAAGCGCGTCACAGCGTACTTTACAGTtactctttttcccttccctcttgaCTAGGagtagcggtggcggcgaacAACTGGGTGACTTATCTGAGCTTCGTCGCGAGGCACAGTGGTCCGGACTAAATCTCCGGCTGTCGGGTCTCTGGCGGAGGGATATCAATGAGGGGGGAATTACCGCTGACAACATTGTAGCGTTGGAGGCTAACTACTACTGCCCCGCGACATATGTGTGGCAGTCGCGACGTGGAGCACTGCGGCTGGTTCTTACTGATAGTCACTTTATGGAGTATCTTCTGTGTGTTGATGGGCTTGtggctccttctcctcttgtgAGCCTCGCCACGAGCTACTACGGGAAGGAGGCGGACAGCACAACCCATACCCTATCGCTTACCACTCTGAGCGAGGCACCGTGGATGATGTTGTTGCAAACCTTCAAGAAGGTACGCAAAAGCCCGGGCGTGTCGGCTGCAGCATTGAGTgagggtgctgctgccgattTCTTGGTCTTGCGCCGCCATGTTACCgtctcttttgcctttcaCATCCTTAGCACTGCTTTCAAACGTGGATGGGCTCGCGTGAGTGCAAGCATCCCGCTGTGCGACGGCCATATCCGAGATGCAGCTGTTGAACTTCAAAATGTGCATGGTGCTTCTCTCGAAAAGGGGGTAaatggtggaggaggtgtgcgCAGCTCTTTGGGAATATTGGATGAGGACGCTTTTAtggacacgctgctgcagtggcagtACCCGTTTCCCAATGTAGTCGTGTTACATTGCACGGATGTTCTACACCCAGGCCCGACGTCCTCGCCCGCATTGACAGGATCTCTTTGCACGTCCTCCTCAGGAGTACAAGAGGGTGTCTTGTCGCTTTTTTCAGAAGAAGTACTGCACTCTTTTGCCTTTGTCCCTAAACTAGATGAGGCACTATCTTTGCTCCAAGGTGTGACGTGCTTATCATAG
- a CDS encoding hypothetical protein (TriTrypDB/GeneDB-style sysID: LpmP.32.2270) — protein MDSSHFIVVLNGLRSADNQERKSAEEHYNNMVASNPVWMMCTLAEASATSQDMGVKTISLVLLRKLFNATPSPYAASDAATRAAVKAHMLSVISSSSQGGLRSPAAACVSALAVQVFQEKEDWNELWTNVMTILGDIKGDEILKTMCCEIVQATSMAMAAYFQSHADTLAQGLETCFVQATETADLKKAAFETTIRLSNLGMADRLRPLVPKMLGVIEAYLNQGEWESVESMLEATVDGISSSISLFQHDAENLLGLMMQVAAAPQVDAGARHMAVELMLTYCEEVPKTVRKVPQFASSFFELLFQYTLNPDYSADWDITGRDKDEDDLEENSDLVIGSSGLDRISNALGGRKLQKTAQALFTQNINSSLWQHRNAAVLLICYAGEGMRTVFASQLPSLVQMIVPHVKDESKYVRANTLDCLAQLSQDFTPELQMKVHDAILPAVVAALRDDVSRVATCAANCLDSFIDSVTGDEEEDDDEDGLDEFRAILHPYIELMCGDCLAMIRGTQHYFVREAALGVLSSVSSTCKSMLLPYVEELVPVYQEMLSLPDAPEAMKTKCKAIECVTLLACGVGRDAFAKYAHDVCNYLRQLCAGGLTNDDPRTRFVMRGWTCMVECLKDQAQPYLSTVIPILLNMMSMECDMEIANVGVGEGGGDEDLPDGVEKMRFVIPGVGERVVTIHTSLIEDKELASNVVFAMLKDLGVGLAPYFHDIAIAAIGQLTFIAGEAIRESGASMLDEILKCYEEMKDPAAQQLAEVALPKLMEALGEESENSVMEMILRAIGRCVSVHPAIMSPTNTALVCDKVMAALEVVVKRRNECLEKRATENDEDELDALEVEDEEVQATISSICDLIGTLLAASKEVFAEPFLAKAFPVLGEWLQSSTDEFYMTRAASILCDFVTHAPQSIIPSLPQICTSSLTIASSSSDDELLQSDFYLMNVIVQLLGSHPTTNMVVNGGEYAVHVQQVTDKYFASNLVNEEEYTHCTCNAISLYVSLLNFFGTTALQQVATAMLTVVGKALPAKDDEVEARRIHDVVLEWVTNHHPVLQALPGSETGFLTCVKAAGPSCLSEEAKQYLANM, from the coding sequence ATGGATTCGAGTCATTTTATCGTGGTGCTGAATGGGCTGCGCTCCGCAGATAACCAGGAGCGCAAGTCGGCCGAGGAGCACTACAACAACATGGTTGCCTCCAACCCTGTGTGGATGATGTGCACCTTGGCCGAGGCCAGTGCGACTTCGCAGGATATGGGTGTGAAGACCATTAgcctggtgctgctgcgcaagctcTTCAATGCTACCCCTTCACCGTACGCCGCATCCGATGCTGCAACACGCGCTGCAGTGAAGGCGCATATGCTCTCTGTGATCAGCTCTTCCTCGCAGGGTGGCCTGCGctcacctgctgcggcgtgcgTCAGTGCTCTGGCGGTGCAGGTGTTccaggagaaggaggactGGAATGAGCTCTGGACGAACGTTATGACCATCCTCGGCGACATCAAGGGCGACGAGATACTGAAGACGATGTGCTGCGAAATTGTTCAGGCAACCTCGATGGCCATGGCTGCTTACTTTCAATCTCATGCCGATACGCTGGCGCAGGGCTTGGAGACGTGCTTCGTGCAAGCGACAGAGACTGCAGATCTCAAGAAGGCTGCCTTCGAGACGACGATCCGTCTATCCAACCTTGGCATGGCGGACCGTCTACGCCCGTTGGTGCCGAAGATGCTGGGTGTCATCGAGGCCTACCTGAACCAGGGCGAGTGGGAGTCTGTGGAGTCGATGCTCGAGGCCACTGTGGATGGAATCTCGTCGAGTATCAGCCTCTTCCAGCATGACGCCGAGAACCTTCTGGGGCTCATGATGCaggtggctgctgcacctcagGTAGACGCCGGAGCGCGCCACatggcggtggagctgaTGCTGACGTACTGTGAGGAAGTTCCTAAGACTGTGCGCAAGGTGCCGCAgtttgcctcctccttcttcgagTTGCTCTTCCAGTACACTCTGAATCCCGACTACAGCGCGGACTGGGACATCACCGGCCGCGATAAAGACGAGGACGACCTGGAGGAAAACTCGGATCTAGTGATCGGGTCGAGTGGGCTGGACCGCATTTCGAACGCGCTCGGCGGCCGCAAGCTTCAAAAGACGGCCCAGGCGCTCTTCACACAGAACATCAACTCGTcgctgtggcagcacagaaatgccgcggtgctgctcatctGCTACGCTGGCGAAGGCATGCGTACCGTCTTTGCATcgcagctgccgtcgctggtgCAGATGATCGTGCCGCACGTGAAGGACGAGTCCAAGTACGTGCGCGCTAACACGCTGGActgcctcgcgcagctctccCAGGACTTTACACCGGAGCTGCAGATGAAGGTTCATGACGCTATTCTGCCTGCTGTagttgctgcgctgcgcgacgacGTGTCACGCGTGGCAACGTGCGCCGCGAACTGCCTTGACAGCTTCATTGACAGCGTGACAGgcgatgaagaggaggatgacGATGAGGACGGACTCGACGAGTTCCGCGCCATTCTGCATCCGTACATCGAGCTGATGTGCGGTGACTGCTTGGCGATGATCCGAGGGACGCAGCACTACTTTGTCCGCGAGGCAGCACTGGGTGTACTCTCGTCAGTGTCCTCGACGTGCAAGAGCATGTTGCTGCCATACGTGGAGGAGCTTGTGCCCGTCTACCAGGAGATGTTAAGCCTTCCGGATGCACCGGAGGCAATGAAGACAAAGTGTAAGGCTATCGAATGTGTGACACTGCTCGCCTGCGGCGTTGGTCGCGACGCGTTTGCCAAGTACGCGCATGATGTGTGCAACTACCTAAGGCAGCTGTGTGCCGGCGGCCTCACCAATGATGACCCACGCACGCGTTTCGTGATGCGTGGCTGGACGTGCATGGTGGAGTGCCTCAAGGACCAGGCTCAGCCGTACCTCAGCACTGTCATCCCGATCCTGCTGAACATGATGAGCATGGAATGTGACATGGAGATCGCGAATGTCGGTGTTGGtgagggcggcggtgacgaggaCCTACCAGATGGTGTGGAAAAGATGCGCTTTGTTATCCCGGGCGTCGGCGAGCGTGTCGTAACGATTCACACAAGCCTCATCGAGGACAAGGAGCTCGCCTCCAACGTGGTCTTCGCGATGCTGAAGGACCTCGGCGTAGGACTGGCCCCGTATTTCCACGACATTGCCATCGCGGCTATTGGCCAGCTGACATTCATTGCTGGTGAGGCTATTCGTGAGAGCGGTGCGTCGATGCTCGACGAGATACTGAAGTGCTACGAGGAGATGAAGGATCcggcagcacagcagctggccgAGGTAGCCCTTCCGAAGCTGATGGAGGCGCTCGGCGAGGAGTCGGAGAACAGCGTGATGGAGATGATACTGCGGGCCATCGGCCGCTGCGTTAGCGTGCACCCGGCAATCATGAGCCCTACCAACACGGCCCTCGTGTGCGACAAGGTaatggcggcgctggaggttGTTGTAAAGCGCCGCAATGAGTGCctggagaagagggcaacGGAGAACGATGAGGACGAACTCGACGCGCTTGAGGttgaggacgaggaggtgcaggctACCATCTCCTCCATATGTGACCTGATCGGCACCCTACTCGCTGCCTCGAAGGAGGTGTTTGCGGAGCCCTTCCTCGCTAAGGCCTTCCCTGTCCTCGGCGAGTGGCTTCAGTCGTCGACGGACGAGTTTTACATGACGCGCGCTGCCAGTATCCTGTGCGACTTTGTAACACACGCGCCGCAGTCGATTATCCCGTCGCTGCCACAGATCTGCACGAGCTCGTTGACAAttgcgtcgtcgtcctcggacGATGAGTTGCTTCAGAGCGACTTTTATCTCATGAATGTCATAGTCCAGCTTCTGGGCTCGCATCCGACGACGAACATGGTCGTCAACGGCGGTGAGTACGCCGTGCACGTGCAGCAGGTGACCGATAAGTACTTTGCGTCGAACCTGGTGAATGAGGAGGAGTACACGCATTGCACGTGCAACGCGATCAGCCTGTATGTGTCACTGCTGAATTTCTTCGGCACCACGGCGCTCCAGCAGGTGGCAACCGCCATGCTGACAGTCGTGGGCAAGGCTCTGCCGGCCAAGGATGACGAGGTAGAGGCCCGACGCATCCACGATGTGGTTCTCGAGTGGGTAACTAACCACCATCCCGTCTTGCAAGCCCTTCCCGGCTCTGAGACCGGATTTTTGACCTGCGTGAAGGCGGCTGGCCCTAGCTGCCTTTCggaagaggcgaagcagTATCTTGCGAATATGTAA